In Microvirga sp. 17 mud 1-3, the genomic window TTGGGCAGCTGGATCGTGCGGAACACCGCCCAGCGTGAGGCGCCGTCGATGCGTGCCGCCTGATAATAGGCATCCGGGATGGATTTGAGGCCCGCATAGCAGAGGAGCGCCACGAGGCTCGTCCAGTGCCAGACGTCCATGACCACGATGGTGATCCAGGCATCGAGGGAGTGGCCCGTGTAGTTGTAGTCGATCCCGAGCCGGTTCACGGCCCAGCCGAGAAGGCCGATATCGCCGCGGGCGAAGACCTGCCAGATCGTGCCGACCACGTTCCACGGAATGAGGAGCGGCAGCGCCATCAGAACGAGGCAAAGCGCAACGCGCCACCCTTCCCGCGGCATGGACAACGCGACCAGGATCCCGAGTGGCACCTCGATCGCGAGGATGATCGCCGAGAACAGGAGCGTGCGCCAGAGCGCGCCAAAAAAGCGGCTGCCGAGATCGCGCGAGGGGTCGAGCAGGTCCTGATACCAGCCGACGCCGTTCCAGAAGAACTGGTTGTTGCCGAAGGTGTCCTGCACCGAATAATTCACCACCGTCATGAGCGGCAGCACGGCCGAGAAGGCGACGAGCGCGAAGACGGGCAGGACGAGGAACCAGGCTTTCTGGTTGAGGGTCTTCGTCATGCGGCGCCTCCCTCGGCCGGCTCACCCGCGACGAGGTGGCCGTCCGCGTAAATGTGGATATGGCGCGGATCGAGCGTGAGCGCGGCCTCGTCGCCCGTCACGGACACATCGTCCGGCACGCTTGCGGCGAGCGGACGCCCGGCCATCTCGACCCGGGCGATGCGGGCGCGGCCGATATCGTCGATGCGCCGCAGCCGCACCGGCAGGCCCGCACCCTTCGGCTGCAGCGAGACGAATTCGGGCCGGATGCCGAGCTCGATCCGTCCTGTTCGGGACAGGCCCGGATAGGCCCGCCGGAGGGCTACGGGCTCGTCGCCCACATAGGCGGTCGCGCCCTCGACCCGACACGGCAGGATGTTCATGCCCGGCGAGCCGATGAAATGGCCCACGAAGGTGTGAGCAGGCCGCTCGAAGAGCTCTTCCGGCGTTCCGGTCTGCACGACGGCGCCGTCATGCATGACGACGACCTTGTCGGCGAAGGTCAGGGCCTCCGTCTGGTCGTGCGTCACATAGATCATGGTGATGTCCAGCGCCCGGTGGATCTCCTTCAGGGTCGAGCGCAACTGCCACTTGAGATGCGGATCGATCACCGTCAGCGGCTCGTCGAAGAGGATCGCCGCCACATCGGGCCGCACGAGGCCGCGCCCCAGGGAGATCTTCTGCTTCATGTCGGCCGTGAGATTGCTGGCCTTGCGGTCGAGCACGCGGGTCAGGTCGAGAAGCCGTGCGATCTCGTCGACGCGGGCCGCGGTCATGTCCCGCGGAGCGCCGCGGTTTTTCAGCGGGAAGGCCAGGTTCTCGCGCACCGTCATGGTGTCGTAGACGACCGGGAACTGAAACACCTGCGCGATGTTGCGCGCTTCCGTCGGCAGGTCGGTCACATCCCGCTCGTCGAAGCGGATGCGGCCGCGCGTCGGGTGCACCAGCCCCGAGATGATGTTGAGCAAGGTCGTCTTGCCGCAGCCCGAGGGGCCGAGCAGCGCATAGGCACCGCCCTGCTCCCAGACATGGTCGATTTCCTTAAGGGCGTAGTCCTGAGGCCCGCGCGGATCCGGGCGGTAGGAGTGAGCGAGATGGTCGAGGGCGATGCGAGCCAAGGCGATCTCCTCACGCGGCCTGTTGCGCGGCATCCGCCGACGCGAGGCGCCCCGCTTCGTCGAACAGGAACAGGTGGCGCGGATCGAGATAGGCCGTGACCGACGCACCCGGATCAAGGCGCTTCACGCCCGGCACCAGTGCGACGAACCGATGGCGCCCGGCTTCCAGATGGATGAAGCTCTCCGACCCGGTGATCTCCACCACCGCAACGATCGCCGGAATGGGAACGGCATCGTCCGATACTCGCTCGAGCCCGAGATGGTGGGCGCGGAACCCGACCGTATACCTACCGTCGGGCACCTGCGCGAAGGCGCCCGTCGCGCGGATCTCTCCACCCGTATCCAGCGCCACGGCGCCTCCTGCCACCCGGGCGCCCAGCATGTTGAGCGGCGGATCGGAGAAGACCCGGGCCGTGATGAGATCCTGCGGGCGCCGATAAACCTGCGGCGTGGGGCCAAACTGCGTCACGCGGCCCTCGAAGAGGGTTGCGGTGTTGCCACCGAGGAGCAGGGCCTCGGAGGGTTCCGTGGTGGCGTAGACGAAGACCGCGCCCGACGCGGCGAAGACTCGCGGCAGCTCCTCCCGCAACTCCTCGCGCAGCTTGTAATCGAGATTGGCGAGGGGCTCGTCGAGCAGGACGAGATCGGCGCGCTTCACCAGGGCCCGGGCGATGGCGGTCCGCTGCTGCTGGCCGCCCGAGAGACTGAGCGGCTTGCGGTCGAGATAGGGCTCGAGCTTGAGGAGACGCGCGGCCTCCTGCACGCGGCTCTCGATTTCGCTCCTCGGAAGACCCGCCACCCGCAGGGGCGAGGCGATGTTCTCGTAGACCGAGAAGGACGGGTAATTGATGAATTGCTGATAGACCATCGCGACGCTGCGGCGCTGCACGGGCCAGCCCGTCACGTCCTTTCCGTCGACAATGACCCGGCCTTGCGTCGGCGCATCGAGGCCCGCCATCAGCCGCATGAGCGACGTCTTGCCGGCAAGCGTCGCTCCGAGGAGCACATTGAGGGAGCCGCGCTCCAGGGAGAGGGACACGTCCGCGACGTGTATCTGCGTGCCGACCGTTTTTCCGACCCTATCGAGAACGAGCGCCATGGCTCATGTCCCGCAGGCAAGGAGGAGCGATGCATCCCGACATCAACCGCGGCGGTGCCCGGGTTCCGAACTTGGAAAACCCGTCGTGTCCGACGTCGCGGAACCGTTTCTCCAAGCGCTTCCTCCCTGAAGCCCTCGCGCGATTCGGTCGTTTTTGTTCTTATTGTTACGGAAGCTTAAGTTGAGCGCACACGGAGCGCAAGGGGCTGGCGCAAGGGCCCGCCCCACCACGAAGGGTGGGCTGTCCCGGCCTGAAGCGCGACCGGAACAGCAATTTCTCACACGAGCAGGAAATCGCCGGCTGTCAGCTTGAGGCCCTTGTTCACCTGTGCGAACTGCACCGCCGCCGCGCGGCCAGTGCCGTCAGGATCGTAGGAGATGAGACCCGTCGAGGCGTCGTAGACGATACGGTCGGACCCGTCATGCGCCCGGGTCCCGGTCCAGAACTCCGCCGCAGGCAGGAAGCCCGCCGTTCCGGCTGCGCCGAAGATCGTGTGGTCGAGCATGATCGTGTCGTCTGCTGGGTTGAAGTCCGTGATCCGGTCCAGATTGGTGCTCCGGCTGAGCGGCGTGTCGAACCGGAACGCGTCCGCGCCGGCGCCGCCCGTGAGAATGTCGTTGCCGCTGCCCCCGATCAAAACGTCGTTGCCGTCGAGACCGCTGAGGCGGTCGCTGCCCGCGCCGCCTTTCAGGGTATTGGCGGCCGCATTGCCGGTCATCGTGTCGTTGCCCGCTCCGCCGATGGCGTTCTCGATCAGCGAGCGCGGGTCGCCCTCGTACAGCAGCGCATTCGCCACATTGCCCTGGGCCATGTGGCCGCTGCCGAGTTGCGCCAGCTGGGCCTTCGACAGGGTGGACCAGGCGCCGGGCCGCAGATCGACCGAAAGGCCGGTGGCGTAGTTGGAGAAGTCATAGGTGTCGGTGCCGCCGCCATCCCAGATCGTCAGAAAAATGCGGTTGGCGCCCGGTGCATCCTGCCCCTGCCCGTCCACGAAGGCCTGGCCCGTCGCCGGATCGAAGCGGTAGACCGTGTTGCCGTCATGGGTGGAGAAATTCGCGCCGTACATGTGTTGCAGGGCCGCGATGTCGTCCATCATCAGCGACTGGGCGTAGCCCCAGGTCTCGTTCTCCACATATTGCCCGGCCGCGCCCACATAGGAGCGGTAGGTCATCACCGAATATTCCATGGAATCGTGCGCATAGGGCAGCGCGCCGTAGCCGCCGGCCTCGTTGCCGTGCTTCAGCCCGAGCGAATGCCCGAGCTCGTGCAGCATGGTGTAGAAGCCGTAATTCCCGGGATCCGGCGCGTCGTACCAGCCCTTCGAGGTGCCGAACCAGGTATCGCCCGCCTCCTGATAATCGGCCGGCGTATAGGTCCAAGCGGAGGAAGGCATGGCCGACGAGGCAAGACGCAGGGTCGCGTGCGCCGTGGACGTCTCCTGCATTTCGGTGAAGGTCACATCCGCAACGGCCGCAATTGCGCCGAGAACCGCATGAGCAGCGGCGATCTGCTGAGCATTAAGTGGCGCGAAGCCGTCCTGCGGCTCGCCCTGGCCGTAGCCGGAGCCGTAATAGGAGGCCTTTGTCGGAAAACTGTAGGTGAGGTTCTGGGTGTTCCACATCTGCCCTGAGAGCAGGGCGTCGATATCCTGGTTGCCGGTGCGCTGGACCGAAATTGTGCCCGTCATTGCTGTTCCTTTTGGCCGGTCTTGTCCGAAAAGCCTAAGGGAACGCCTCCGGCAGGCCATGTCTCTTTAGGGGTAGTGCCGCGGCTAAATGACTGCGCCGTTTGAGAATTTTCGCCCAATTCTGGATGTCGTGAAAAGATCGGGACCATAGGCCCAGGGACAGGCAGGAAATCCTCAGAACCGGGCGAAGGCCGCGATTGACCGATTCGGGACCCAGGCCGGGCGTTCACGTCCGAAAACCGCGAGCGTCCCGGCCGCCATGGTGGCAGGATGACCACATGACGAATCTTGACCCCGCCGCCTGCTACAGAGCCCTGCAATCCCGCGACCGGCGCTTCGACGGGCGCCTCTTCGTGGGTGTCACGTCCACGGGGATCTATTGCCGCCCCATCTGCCCGGCGAGCACGGCCAAGTTCGAGAATTGCCGGTTCTATCCCTCGGCAGCCGCCGCCCAGGAGGCGGGCTTTCGCCCCTGCCTGCGCTGCCGGCCCGAGACTGCGCCCGATCTCGGGTCCTGGCGCGGCACCTCGAATACGGTCTCGCGGGGGCTCGCCCTCATCGCGGAAGGTGCCCTCGACGGCGAGGAGGCGAGCGTCGAGGCGCTGGCCTCGCGGCTTGGCATCGGTGAGCGCCAGCTGCGCCGCCTCTTCCAGGAACATCTGGGCGTCTCGCCCCTCGCGGTCGCGCAGACCCGGCGCATTCTCTTCGCCAAGCAGCTAATCCACGACACACGCCTGCCCATGTCCGAGATCGCGCTGGCCGCGGGCTTCGGCAGCGTGCGCCGTTTCAACGAGACCTTCCAGGCGCTCTACCGCCGGCCGCCGAGCGCGATCCGCAAGCGCAGTGTGAACGCGCTGCCCGAAGGATCAGCCGCGACCACGGGCGTGACCGTCCGGCTGCGCTACCGGGCCCCTTACGACTGGGACGCCATGCTGGCCTTCCTCAAGGCTCGTGCCATCGACGGGGTGGAACGGGTCGAGGGGGGCGTCTATCGCAGGACGGTCCTGCACGAGGGCATGACCGGCACGGTGGCAGTGTCCCATCTGGCCGAGAAGGAGAGCCTGGAGGCGGTCATCCGCTTCCCCGGCGTCCAGGCCCTGCCGTCCATCGTGGCGCGCGTGCGGCGCGTCTTCGATCTCGGCGCCGACGTGATGACCGTAACGAGCCACCTGGCGCAGGATCCGCAGCTCGCCCCTCTCGTCACCGCGCGGCCGGGCCTGCGCGTCCCGGGCGGCTGGGACGGGTTCGAGGTCGCCATGCGGGCGATCCTCGGCCAACAGGTTTCCGTTGAGGCAGGCCGACAGCTCGGCAGCAGGCTCACGCGGATCTGCGGCACGCCGTTTCCGGAAAGCCAGGCCCAGAACGACGACCTCACCCTCGCATTCCCGACCGCCGCCCAGGTGTTGGCTGCGGATATCAGCTCCCTCGGCATGCCCAACGCCCGCAAAGCCGCCCTGAAGGCGGTAGCGGAGGCCGCGGTGGCGGAGCCGGACCTGTTCCGGCCGCTCGGCACCGTGGAGGAGACGGTCGCGCGGCTCAGCGCCATCCGCGGCATCGGCGAATGGACGGCCCATTACATCGCCCTGCGGGCCGTGCGGGAGCCGGATGCCTTTCCGGCCAGCGATATCGGCCTGCTGCGCGGCGCTGCCGGGCGGGACGGCGCCCGCCCCTCCCCGGCGGAGCTGCAGAAGCGCGCCGAGGCTTGGCGCCCCTGGCGCGCCTATGCGGCGCAGCACCTCTGGGCGGCCGACGAGAAGAGCGCCTGATCACCCTCTTCCGATCCGTATCGGGAATCGGATTCCATTTGCCACGGCCAAGCCATGGCCCGCCATTTTCACTCCTTCACGACCGGAGACTTGCCATGCCCGCACGGCCCGACGCCGCAACCGCCTTTCATCGCCTGCACCAGGGCCCCGAGCTTCTGATCCTTGCCAATGCCTGGGATGCCGGCACCGCGCGCCTGATGGAGAGCCTGGGCAGCCGGGCCATAGCGACGACGAGCGCCGGCGTCGCCTGGGCCCACGGCTATGCGGATGGGGACACGTTGCCGGTCGATCTCCTCGTGGGAACGGTGGCGGCCATCGCCCGCACTGTCGCGATCCCGGTCACCACCGACATGGAAGGCGGCTATTCCGATCGGCCGGAGGAAGTCGGCGAGCTCGCTGCGCGCCTCATCGATGCGGGTGCAAGCGGCATCAATATCGAGGACGGATCGGCTTCGCCCGACCTGCTTTGCGCCAAGATCGAGGCAATCCGGCAGGTTGCAGAGAGGACCGGCGTCAACCTCTTCATCAATGCGCGGACCGACGTCTTCCTGCGCGGTCTCGCCCCGCAGGAGGCGCGCGTGGACGAGACGCTCACCCGCGCCAGCCGCTACCGCGATGCCGGTGCGAGCGGAATCTTCGTTCCGGCCGCGACGGCGCCGGACGACATCCGCCGCATCGCGACCGGCACCGACCTGCCGCTCAATGTGATGGCCCGTCCCGGTTTGCCCGCAGCCGCGGAATTGGCTCGGCTCGGGGCACGTCGTCTCAGCGCCGGTTCCGCGCTGTCCGAAGCGCTGCTGAACCGGCTCTCGGATCTCGCGAAGGCTTTCCTCGAGGCGGGAGATTCCGACCTCATCTGCAGTGCGGCCGGTTCCTACGGAAGCCTTAACGCCCTCATGAAAAAGCGCGCCTGACAGGGGTTCTGCCCGAGGGCTGACGAGGGGACCAGCGCATTTCCCATGGAACCGGGCGCATCCGGTTCGCATTCAGAATGGGTTCACGGGCGAACCCCAAGAATCGCACCCGTGACCGCTCGAATCGTGCTGGTCGACCCTGTGGAGAGAGCTCTATGTCGAAACGCGTTGCCCTGGCCTGCCTGGCGCTCGTCGGCGCCCTGATCGCCGGCACTCCCGCAGGTGCTCAGCCTTACTATGGCGATGATTACTACGGCCCTCCGCCCGGCCCGCGCTATGCGCCACGCTACCGCGACATGGACGAATATCCGCCGCCGCGCAGAGCCCGGGGTCCACGCGGGCAGTGGGATTGCAATTCGAGTCGATGCATCAACATGGCGACGGGCGAATTGTGGGAATCGACCTGCAACTACCGTGGCTGCTTCCCGCTCCGTCCTGCCCGGCAGCGAGGCTACGGCTGGTAGGCTCTAAGCCGAGGAGTGAGCCGGCGCCGCGTTTCTGTGCCGGCTCAGCTTGCCGTACCGCTTGATCGCCCGGTCGCGCCTGAGCCGTGACAACCGGTCGAGCCAGAAGATCCCGTCGAGCTGGTCGATCTCGTGCTGCAGGCACACGGCCAGGAAGCCTTCTGCCTCCTCCTCCCGCGCTTGGCCTTGAAGGTCCTGGAATGCGACCCGCACCCGCGCGGGCCGTTCGATCTCGTCGGTCACGCCCGGCATGGAGACGCTGCCTTCCATGTGCCGGATTCTATCCTCAGAAACCTCAAGGATGCGCGGATTGGCATAGATCCTCGGTTCCGCATCGCCCTTGAGCGCAATGACCACCAGCCTCAAGGGAATGCCTACATGCGGGGCCGTGATGCCGACGCCCGGCGCCGCACGCATCGTGTCCACCAGATCACCTGCCAGATCGCCTAGGGCGGCATCGAATGTCGTCACCGGTTCGGCCGGGATGCGCAGGCGGGGATCCGGATAATAGACAAGGGGCCTGACCGCCAAGGATCGTCTCCATCGCAAGGGAGTGCGAGCTTTGGGCGACATCGGCGCTGTACGCAAGCGCCTCGGGATGAGAGCGTCAGGAGCGCTGCAGAGACCGGGCGACTTCCGCGGCCGCCCGCTCGCCTTCAAGGAAGGCGCCGCCCACCGTCATGGCGCCGCCACCGGCGCTCGCCTCGCCGGCCAACCAGATCCGCTCCGCGATCGGCATCCGCAGCGCCTGACGCGCCGCGAGATGGCCGGGCTTCGCGATGGAATAGGAGCCGTGGGCATAAGGGTCGTTCCACCACCCGGTGAGGCGCCCGCCCCTGACGGCGCCGCGAATGCGGCCGCCGACCATGGTGGCAAGGCGCTCGACCGCGTAATCCGTCGCGGCCTGCTCCCCTGCGGCGCAGAGCTCGCGAGCATAATCTCCGCCGAGATAAGCGAGGGCGATGTCCTGCCCGTCGGGCCAGAACTCGAAACTCATGGCCTCCCCGTCCGCCCGGATATCGGTGAGGTCCGTCGCCTCGACGGCGCCGAACTGCGCCCGGTCGACATGCAGGGCGATCTTGGTGAGCGCTCCCATATGGAGCCCTGACAGCGCAGTTGCGGTTTCGTCCGGCAGGCCCGGCACGAAACGCAAAGCTCCGGCCTGAAGCACGCCTACGGGCACCGTGACGATAACGGCCCGGGCCGTCAAAGCACCATGCGGTGTCTGTGCCGCGGCGCGCCCATGGTCCAGGTGCAGCGCCGTCACCGGCACGTTCAGGCGCACCGGAACGTCCGCCCCGTAGAGCGCCACCAGCGCGCCGTAGCCGCCGGAGGGAATGAGGTCATCACCGCTCCAGAGCTGGTCGTAATCCTGCACGGAGACACGACCCGGCTCCTCGCCGAGGGCGAAGAGCGTAATGCCCCCGGCCGCCGCAGCGAGCTCAGGCGCCCTTCCCTGCACGGTGTCGGCGAACGAGGCATCGACGGATCCCGTTGCTTCCAGCAGGTTTTCCAGGTCCCGATAGGCAGCACGGCGCCTCCGGCGCTCGGTCTCGGGCAAGGGCACCCCGTCGTGGAAGACCCGGAAGCCTCCGCCTGTGGCCTCCACGTCGAGGGACACGTTCAGATCCTGCGCGATCTGGCGCCAGGGGTTGCGCTCAGCCCAATGGATGTAATGGGCGCCCGCATCGAAGAACGGGCCAAGGGTCCGATCCGTATAGGCCCGCCCGCCGATCCGGCTGCGGGCCTCGAGAACCGTGACGGACAATTGGGCCCGGCGCAGGGCCTTGGCGGCTGCAAGCCCAGCCGCGCCCGCGCCGACCACCAGGACATCCGTATCCGCAGCCAAGGCCCGCCGCACGAAGGGGAGCGAGACGGCGCCGGCGAGAAGACTGCGACGGGTAACATGCATGGGGCCGCGCCTTTATCGGGACGATGTGCGGAACATCTCCGTCCGATGACGGAACGCCCTCACTCTAGGCCCGATTGGCGCGAATTTAGGGCGTTCTCACACGTCCCGGAAATAGGGCTCCACGGGCCCCTTGAGCTTGATCGTCAGCGGGTTGCCGTGACGATCCCTGCTGTTGCCCGCAGCAACGCGGATCCAGCCCTCGCTGACGCAGTATTCCTCCACATTGGTCTTCTCGACGCCCTTGAAGCGGATGCCGATACCCCGCTCCAGGATCGCGGCATCGTAATAGGGGCTGTCAGGGTTGTTGGAGAGGCGATCGGGAGGGGTCTCGGTCATGGCAGGGGCCTTCTTGCGCGTTTCTTTTGCCCATAGCGCCTTACGGCCGTTTCTCCAACTCCCCCGCGAATCCTGCAGGGCACCCCTGCAATCCGCTTCTCTTGCTTGGTCCCGACGACGCCTTTATATAGCGGACATATTATTAGCAACCTATCAATGTGCCTCCTATGGAAACCTCCCGTGCGGATACCCGCGTCACGTTCATCGATGAGCTCACGAAGGTCAGCCGCAAGCTGCGCACGGCCTTCGACGCCCAGGTGAAGGCCCGGGAGCTGACCATGGCGCGCGCCCGCACGCTGCTGCGCCTGCTCCGGCACGACGGCATCACTCAGACGGAGCTCGCATTCGAGCTTGAGATCGAGGGTCCGACCCTGGTCCGTCTCCTCGACCATCTCGAGACCCAGCGGTTGATCGAACGTCGGCCGGTGGAGGGGGACCGTCGCGCAAAACGGGTCGCCCTGACCAAGGAGGGCCGGGCTCAGGCAGGCCTCGTCAGCGGCCTCGCGGATGACATACGGGAAACCGTTCTGACCGATGTGGCGGAGGATGACCTGCAGACGGCGATCCGGGTCTTCCGTGCCATGTCCCGCAACATCGAGGCGATCGCATGAGCGACGCCGACGAGACGAAGGCAGCGCCACCGGCGCCGCCGCCCTTCGTCCCGAAGCCTCCGTTTCTCGCCGCCGGCTACATGCTGGCCGGAGCGCTGCTTGCGCTCACGCAGGGGCTCGGCATGAACCTCGTGTCGGCGAACCTCCTGCAGATCCAGGGATCCCTCGGGGCGACAACCAACGAGGCCACTTGGCTGATGGCGGCCTACATGGCGCCCAATGTCAGCCTCTCGCTGCTGCTCATCAAGATCCGGGCGCAATACGGCCTGCGCAACTTCGCGGAACTCTCCATCGTGGGTTTCGTGCTGGTGTCGCTCATGCATCTTTTCGTGAACGACCTTCAATCCGCCGTCGTCGTGCGCTTCTTCAGCGGGATCGCGGCCTCGCCCATGTCGTCGCTAGGCTTTCTCTACACGCTCGAATCGTTCCCGCCTCAGAAGAAGATGAATGTCGGCCTGTGCCTTGCGCTGACGAACATCGCGCTCGCCATGCCGATCGCGCGGCTCGTCTCGCCCTTCCTTCTGGAATTCGGCCAGTGGCATGGGCTCTATCTCATGGAAATCGCGCTGGCGCTCATGAGCTTCGCGGCCGTGTACCTCCTGCCGCTTACGCCGCCGCCGCGCGCCAAGGTGATCGAGCGCCTCGACGTTATCAGCTACCTGCTGCTGGCCGTGGGCTTCGGCTCGCTCGCCATCGTGCTCACCCTCGGGCGTCTCTACTGGTGGTTCGAGGCGCCGTGGATCGGCGTTCTGCTGGCGGCCGCCATCGCGTCGCTGACCGCCATGGCGACGATCGAGCTCAACCGGAAGAACCCGCTGATCGACGTGCGCTGGCTTACCAGCCGGGAGGTGCTTCACTTCACCGGCGCCCTGCTCGTATTTCGCATCGTGCTGGCAGAACAATCGAGCGGCGCGTTCAGCTTCTTCCAGGTGCTTGGCCTGCAGAACGAGCAGCTCGCCAACCTCGCCTGGATCATCCTGGCCGCGAGCATCGCCGGAGGGGTGATTTGCGCCGTGCTGATGAAGCCTGGGCGGGAGCCGCATATCCATGCGCTCTCCTTATGCCTCATCGCCCTCGGAGCCTACTGGGACAGCCTGGCCACGAACCTTACGCGGCCAGCAGAGATGTATGCGAGCCAGGCGATGATCGCCTTTGCGAGCGCTCTCTTTCTACCGCCTGCCCTCGCCGGAGGCATGATGTCCGCCCTGAAAAAGGGGCCGAACTACATCCTGAGCTTCATCGTGGTGTTCCTGCTCACGCAGAGCCTCGGCGGACTCTTCGGTTCGGCCGTGTTCGGCACCTTCGTGACCTGGCGCGAGAAGGTGCATTCCCACGCCCTCGTGCAGCACATCACCCTCCTCGACCCGCTGGTGGCCCAGCGCACGAGCCAGCTCGGCGGTGCCTATGCGCGCGTCCTCACCGACTCGGCCCTGCGCAACGCGGAGGGTCTCGCGCTCCTAAGCCAGCAGGCGACCCGCGAAGCGAACGTGCTGGCCTACAACGACGCCTTTCTTCTCGTCGCGGTCATCGCAGCCTTCGCGCTCATGGCCCTTCTCGCTCACGTGGCCTTCACGGCCATCGCGTCCCGCATCGCCCCTCAACCTGCCACAACCTGACGAAACGCCTGTCCGACCCTCATGACACGTCATCTCCGCTCCACCGCCACCCTCATCGCCGTCGCGCTCGGAATCGCCGGGATTGCCCTGGTCCTTTACGCTTGGCGCCTCCCGCCCTTTGGAAGCACCATCGAGACCACGGACAATGCCTATATCCGCGGCCAGGTGACCCTCATCAGCCCGCAACTGGCAGGATACGTTGCCGAAGTGGCCGTTCAGGACTTCCAGTCCGTCAAGGCAGGCCAGGTGCTCGTGCGCCTCGACAGCCGCATCTATGAGCAGAAACTGAAGCAGGCGCAGGCGACCCTTGCGGTCCAGAAGGCGACGCTTGCCAATTCGGAGCAGAAGCGCCGCTCGGACGAGGCG contains:
- a CDS encoding carbohydrate ABC transporter permease, translating into MTKTLNQKAWFLVLPVFALVAFSAVLPLMTVVNYSVQDTFGNNQFFWNGVGWYQDLLDPSRDLGSRFFGALWRTLLFSAIILAIEVPLGILVALSMPREGWRVALCLVLMALPLLIPWNVVGTIWQVFARGDIGLLGWAVNRLGIDYNYTGHSLDAWITIVVMDVWHWTSLVALLCYAGLKSIPDAYYQAARIDGASRWAVFRTIQLPKMRRVLLIAVLLRFMDSFMIYTEPFVLTGGGPGNATTFLSIDLVKLALGQFDLGKAAAMSIVYNLIILAICWVFYTVMTNVDAQRERVEG
- a CDS encoding ABC transporter ATP-binding protein; amino-acid sequence: MARIALDHLAHSYRPDPRGPQDYALKEIDHVWEQGGAYALLGPSGCGKTTLLNIISGLVHPTRGRIRFDERDVTDLPTEARNIAQVFQFPVVYDTMTVRENLAFPLKNRGAPRDMTAARVDEIARLLDLTRVLDRKASNLTADMKQKISLGRGLVRPDVAAILFDEPLTVIDPHLKWQLRSTLKEIHRALDITMIYVTHDQTEALTFADKVVVMHDGAVVQTGTPEELFERPAHTFVGHFIGSPGMNILPCRVEGATAYVGDEPVALRRAYPGLSRTGRIELGIRPEFVSLQPKGAGLPVRLRRIDDIGRARIARVEMAGRPLAASVPDDVSVTGDEAALTLDPRHIHIYADGHLVAGEPAEGGAA
- a CDS encoding ABC transporter ATP-binding protein; the protein is MALVLDRVGKTVGTQIHVADVSLSLERGSLNVLLGATLAGKTSLMRLMAGLDAPTQGRVIVDGKDVTGWPVQRRSVAMVYQQFINYPSFSVYENIASPLRVAGLPRSEIESRVQEAARLLKLEPYLDRKPLSLSGGQQQRTAIARALVKRADLVLLDEPLANLDYKLREELREELPRVFAASGAVFVYATTEPSEALLLGGNTATLFEGRVTQFGPTPQVYRRPQDLITARVFSDPPLNMLGARVAGGAVALDTGGEIRATGAFAQVPDGRYTVGFRAHHLGLERVSDDAVPIPAIVAVVEITGSESFIHLEAGRHRFVALVPGVKRLDPGASVTAYLDPRHLFLFDEAGRLASADAAQQAA
- a CDS encoding M10 family metallopeptidase; the encoded protein is MTGTISVQRTGNQDIDALLSGQMWNTQNLTYSFPTKASYYGSGYGQGEPQDGFAPLNAQQIAAAHAVLGAIAAVADVTFTEMQETSTAHATLRLASSAMPSSAWTYTPADYQEAGDTWFGTSKGWYDAPDPGNYGFYTMLHELGHSLGLKHGNEAGGYGALPYAHDSMEYSVMTYRSYVGAAGQYVENETWGYAQSLMMDDIAALQHMYGANFSTHDGNTVYRFDPATGQAFVDGQGQDAPGANRIFLTIWDGGGTDTYDFSNYATGLSVDLRPGAWSTLSKAQLAQLGSGHMAQGNVANALLYEGDPRSLIENAIGGAGNDTMTGNAAANTLKGGAGSDRLSGLDGNDVLIGGSGNDILTGGAGADAFRFDTPLSRSTNLDRITDFNPADDTIMLDHTIFGAAGTAGFLPAAEFWTGTRAHDGSDRIVYDASTGLISYDPDGTGRAAAVQFAQVNKGLKLTAGDFLLV
- a CDS encoding DNA-3-methyladenine glycosylase 2 family protein, giving the protein MTNLDPAACYRALQSRDRRFDGRLFVGVTSTGIYCRPICPASTAKFENCRFYPSAAAAQEAGFRPCLRCRPETAPDLGSWRGTSNTVSRGLALIAEGALDGEEASVEALASRLGIGERQLRRLFQEHLGVSPLAVAQTRRILFAKQLIHDTRLPMSEIALAAGFGSVRRFNETFQALYRRPPSAIRKRSVNALPEGSAATTGVTVRLRYRAPYDWDAMLAFLKARAIDGVERVEGGVYRRTVLHEGMTGTVAVSHLAEKESLEAVIRFPGVQALPSIVARVRRVFDLGADVMTVTSHLAQDPQLAPLVTARPGLRVPGGWDGFEVAMRAILGQQVSVEAGRQLGSRLTRICGTPFPESQAQNDDLTLAFPTAAQVLAADISSLGMPNARKAALKAVAEAAVAEPDLFRPLGTVEETVARLSAIRGIGEWTAHYIALRAVREPDAFPASDIGLLRGAAGRDGARPSPAELQKRAEAWRPWRAYAAQHLWAADEKSA
- a CDS encoding isocitrate lyase/phosphoenolpyruvate mutase family protein, translating into MPARPDAATAFHRLHQGPELLILANAWDAGTARLMESLGSRAIATTSAGVAWAHGYADGDTLPVDLLVGTVAAIARTVAIPVTTDMEGGYSDRPEEVGELAARLIDAGASGINIEDGSASPDLLCAKIEAIRQVAERTGVNLFINARTDVFLRGLAPQEARVDETLTRASRYRDAGASGIFVPAATAPDDIRRIATGTDLPLNVMARPGLPAAAELARLGARRLSAGSALSEALLNRLSDLAKAFLEAGDSDLICSAAGSYGSLNALMKKRA
- a CDS encoding peptide deformylase, producing the protein MAVRPLVYYPDPRLRIPAEPVTTFDAALGDLAGDLVDTMRAAPGVGITAPHVGIPLRLVVIALKGDAEPRIYANPRILEVSEDRIRHMEGSVSMPGVTDEIERPARVRVAFQDLQGQAREEEAEGFLAVCLQHEIDQLDGIFWLDRLSRLRRDRAIKRYGKLSRHRNAAPAHSSA
- a CDS encoding NAD(P)/FAD-dependent oxidoreductase, producing the protein MHVTRRSLLAGAVSLPFVRRALAADTDVLVVGAGAAGLAAAKALRRAQLSVTVLEARSRIGGRAYTDRTLGPFFDAGAHYIHWAERNPWRQIAQDLNVSLDVEATGGGFRVFHDGVPLPETERRRRRAAYRDLENLLEATGSVDASFADTVQGRAPELAAAAGGITLFALGEEPGRVSVQDYDQLWSGDDLIPSGGYGALVALYGADVPVRLNVPVTALHLDHGRAAAQTPHGALTARAVIVTVPVGVLQAGALRFVPGLPDETATALSGLHMGALTKIALHVDRAQFGAVEATDLTDIRADGEAMSFEFWPDGQDIALAYLGGDYARELCAAGEQAATDYAVERLATMVGGRIRGAVRGGRLTGWWNDPYAHGSYSIAKPGHLAARQALRMPIAERIWLAGEASAGGGAMTVGGAFLEGERAAAEVARSLQRS
- a CDS encoding DUF3297 family protein; the encoded protein is MTETPPDRLSNNPDSPYYDAAILERGIGIRFKGVEKTNVEEYCVSEGWIRVAAGNSRDRHGNPLTIKLKGPVEPYFRDV